From the Montipora capricornis isolate CH-2021 chromosome 2, ASM3666992v2, whole genome shotgun sequence genome, one window contains:
- the LOC138019960 gene encoding rab-like protein 6 isoform X2: MLSAFKKWAKGGNENSKLSTPMGVRAMGQALQRKFARGIQYNLKIVIKGDRNTGKSCLFQRLQGKPFSEQYIPTNEIQVASIHWNYKTTDDVVKVEVWDVVDKGKSKKSSSSGLKLETDERESEKDESVLDAEFVDVYKGAHGVLLVMDITKPWTFKYVERELGKVPPHLPVLVLANHRDMGEHRLVQTDEAVAVIEHLERPDRSPPVHYAETSMKNGFGLKYIHKFLNLPFLLLQRETLLKQLQVNAEDTESTLEELQIHKETEEQDYEKFVRMLEKRRKDHHARKAAASAEGGDAMESGATSLATPHTGAIVEATEKRADNKESSQGNTTARKELRQEAVSKNGPVHSSADIDEFMPDDEMDAGFLDEDKPGSGKRTNNSAAKKLPAKVEVMQGGIEESDSDSETRNPMVAGFAEDIDSDDETAVSAAMTNHVEDFNMKNPLRTVTKPSAVVTVNLTSSEEEEEEEKSDEEPKGNESKKMENEDKRTEIKEFKKEPPSNGLKMNLKMPDSASTTQTTIDSFSPIKADVDDWLNSPDTDPKVSPIERELTEGKTSTPSQASSSLATDIAEDEWERFMTSQMQPQSKRTRAAPDSLMDMNFDEEDNVNGDEESKSRKKKEQRSGEKSKSKHKHRKHKDKTEENEAEGDKKERRKSSRQKDGDEGKEKKKSKDDEGEKKKKRRSKHNRSKDEKGDEEGVTYEEL; the protein is encoded by the exons ATGTTATCAGCCTTCAAGAAGTGGGCAAAGGGCGGAAATGAAAACTCAAAGCTCAGTACTCCAATGGGTGTCCGAGCCATGGGCCAGgcattacaaagaaagtttgcTCGTGGCATTCAGTACAATT TGAAAATAGTAATTAAAGGGGATAGAAACACTGGAAAATCGTGTCTCTTTCAGAGACTCCAAGGAAAACCTTTCAGTGAACAGTATATTCCAACCAATGAGATTCAG GTTGCAAGTATTCACTGGAATTACAAAA CTACAGACGATGTGGTGAAAGTTGAGGTGTGGGATGTTGTGGACAAGG GTAAAAGTAAGAAGTCATCTTCAAGTGGCCTTAAATTGGAGACTGACGAAAGAGAG AGCGAAAAAGATGAAAGTGTTTTAGATGCCGAATTTGTTGATGTGTATAAAGGGGCTCACGGTGTGTTGTTGGTCATGGACATCACAAAACCTTG GACGTTTAAGTACGTTGAGAGGGAGCTTGGCAAGGTTCCACCACACTTGCCTGTCTTGGTTCTG GCGAACCACCGTGACATGGGAGAACATAGATTAGTCCAAACAGACGAAGCTGTTGCAGTGATTGAGCATTTAGAGAG GCCAGACAGATCCCCTCCAGTACACTACGCAGAGACCTCCATGAAGAATGGCTTTGGTCTCAAATACATTCACAAGTTTCTCAATTTACCATTTCTGTTGCTTCAG AGAGAAACCCTTCTGAAGCAGCTGCAAGTAAATGCTGAAGACACCGAG TCTACGCTGGAAGAACTTCAGATTCATAAAGAGACTGAAGAACAGGACTATGAGAA GTTTGTTCGCATGCTAGAGAAGAGACGAAAAGACCATCACGCCAGGAAGGCAGCAGCGTCAGCGGAGGGTGGCGATGCAATGGAAAGCGGCGCTACCTCTCTTGCCACACCTCATACCGGTGCCATCGTTGAAGCAACAG AAAAAAGAGCTGACAACAAGGAATCCAGCCAAGGAAACACCACTGCAAGGAAAGAGCTCAGACAGGAAG CGGTTTCAAAGAATGGACCAGTGCATTCTTCGGCTGACATTGACGAGTTTATGCCTGACGATGAAATGGACGCGGGATTTTTAGACGAGGACAAGCCTGGAAGCGGAAAGAGAACAAATAATTCAGCGGCGAAGAAGCTGCCAGCGAAAGTCGAAGTGATGCAAGGTGGCATTGAGGAAAGCGATAG TGATAGTGAAACAAGGAACCCTATGGTGGCAGGATTTGCTGAGGACATCGACTCTGATGATGAGACAGCGGTCTCGGCGGCAATGACCAACCACGTTGAAGATTTCAACATGAAAAATCCTTTAAGAACAGTTACTAAACCTTCTGCGGTTGTTACCGTAAACTTGACCTCGAgcgaagaggaagaggaagaagagaAAAGCGACGAGGAGCCAAAGGGaaacgaaagtaaaaaaatggaaaacgaGGATAAAAGAACCGAGATCAAGGAATTCAAGAAGGAACCTCCAAGCAATGGTTTAAAGATGAATCTGAAAATGCCAGACAGTGCATCAACGACGCAAACAACTATCGATAGCTTTAGTCCTATCAAAGCAGACGTCGATGATTGGCTAAATTCGCCTGATACAGATCCCAAG GTTTCACCCATCGAAAGAGAGTTAACAGAGGG AAAGACTAGCACTCCTTCTCAAGCATCTTCGTCGTTAGCAACGGACATTGCTGAGGACGAGTGGGAAAGGTTCATGACTTCACAGATGCAACCCCAGTCCAAAAGAACTAGAGCTG cacccGATTCGTTAATGGACATGAATTTCGACGAGGAGGACAACGTTAATGGAG ATGAAGAAAGTAAAAGCCGTAAGAAGAAGGAACAAAGG AGTGGCGAGAAATCGAAAAGCAAACACAAGCATCGAaagcacaaagacaaaactgAAGAAAATGAAGCGGAGGGcgacaaaaaagaaagaaggaagtCGTCACGTCAGAAAGACGGCgatgaaggaaaagaaaagaaaaaaagcaaggacgacgaaggagaaaagaagaagaaacggCGTAGTAAACATAATCGTTCAAAGGATGAAAAGGGCGATGAGGAGGGAGTAACGTATGAAGAGCTTTGA
- the LOC138019960 gene encoding rab-like protein 6 isoform X1 yields the protein MLSAFKKWAKGGNENSKLSTPMGVRAMGQALQRKFARGIQYNLKIVIKGDRNTGKSCLFQRLQGKPFSEQYIPTNEIQVASIHWNYKTTDDVVKVEVWDVVDKGKSKKSSSSGLKLETDERESEKDESVLDAEFVDVYKGAHGVLLVMDITKPWTFKYVERELGKVPPHLPVLVLANHRDMGEHRLVQTDEAVAVIEHLERPDRSPPVHYAETSMKNGFGLKYIHKFLNLPFLLLQRETLLKQLQVNAEDTESTLEELQIHKETEEQDYEKFVRMLEKRRKDHHARKAAASAEGGDAMESGATSLATPHTGAIVEATEKRADNKESSQGNTTARKELRQEAVSKNGPVHSSADIDEFMPDDEMDAGFLDEDKPGSGKRTNNSAAKKLPAKVEVMQGGIEESDSDSETRNPMVAGFAEDIDSDDETAVSAAMTNHVEDFNMKNPLRTVTKPSAVVTVNLTSSEEEEEEEKSDEEPKGNESKKMENEDKRTEIKEFKKEPPSNGLKMNLKMPDSASTTQTTIDSFSPIKADVDDWLNSPDTDPKVSPIERELTEGRKTSTPSQASSSLATDIAEDEWERFMTSQMQPQSKRTRAAPDSLMDMNFDEEDNVNGDEESKSRKKKEQRSGEKSKSKHKHRKHKDKTEENEAEGDKKERRKSSRQKDGDEGKEKKKSKDDEGEKKKKRRSKHNRSKDEKGDEEGVTYEEL from the exons ATGTTATCAGCCTTCAAGAAGTGGGCAAAGGGCGGAAATGAAAACTCAAAGCTCAGTACTCCAATGGGTGTCCGAGCCATGGGCCAGgcattacaaagaaagtttgcTCGTGGCATTCAGTACAATT TGAAAATAGTAATTAAAGGGGATAGAAACACTGGAAAATCGTGTCTCTTTCAGAGACTCCAAGGAAAACCTTTCAGTGAACAGTATATTCCAACCAATGAGATTCAG GTTGCAAGTATTCACTGGAATTACAAAA CTACAGACGATGTGGTGAAAGTTGAGGTGTGGGATGTTGTGGACAAGG GTAAAAGTAAGAAGTCATCTTCAAGTGGCCTTAAATTGGAGACTGACGAAAGAGAG AGCGAAAAAGATGAAAGTGTTTTAGATGCCGAATTTGTTGATGTGTATAAAGGGGCTCACGGTGTGTTGTTGGTCATGGACATCACAAAACCTTG GACGTTTAAGTACGTTGAGAGGGAGCTTGGCAAGGTTCCACCACACTTGCCTGTCTTGGTTCTG GCGAACCACCGTGACATGGGAGAACATAGATTAGTCCAAACAGACGAAGCTGTTGCAGTGATTGAGCATTTAGAGAG GCCAGACAGATCCCCTCCAGTACACTACGCAGAGACCTCCATGAAGAATGGCTTTGGTCTCAAATACATTCACAAGTTTCTCAATTTACCATTTCTGTTGCTTCAG AGAGAAACCCTTCTGAAGCAGCTGCAAGTAAATGCTGAAGACACCGAG TCTACGCTGGAAGAACTTCAGATTCATAAAGAGACTGAAGAACAGGACTATGAGAA GTTTGTTCGCATGCTAGAGAAGAGACGAAAAGACCATCACGCCAGGAAGGCAGCAGCGTCAGCGGAGGGTGGCGATGCAATGGAAAGCGGCGCTACCTCTCTTGCCACACCTCATACCGGTGCCATCGTTGAAGCAACAG AAAAAAGAGCTGACAACAAGGAATCCAGCCAAGGAAACACCACTGCAAGGAAAGAGCTCAGACAGGAAG CGGTTTCAAAGAATGGACCAGTGCATTCTTCGGCTGACATTGACGAGTTTATGCCTGACGATGAAATGGACGCGGGATTTTTAGACGAGGACAAGCCTGGAAGCGGAAAGAGAACAAATAATTCAGCGGCGAAGAAGCTGCCAGCGAAAGTCGAAGTGATGCAAGGTGGCATTGAGGAAAGCGATAG TGATAGTGAAACAAGGAACCCTATGGTGGCAGGATTTGCTGAGGACATCGACTCTGATGATGAGACAGCGGTCTCGGCGGCAATGACCAACCACGTTGAAGATTTCAACATGAAAAATCCTTTAAGAACAGTTACTAAACCTTCTGCGGTTGTTACCGTAAACTTGACCTCGAgcgaagaggaagaggaagaagagaAAAGCGACGAGGAGCCAAAGGGaaacgaaagtaaaaaaatggaaaacgaGGATAAAAGAACCGAGATCAAGGAATTCAAGAAGGAACCTCCAAGCAATGGTTTAAAGATGAATCTGAAAATGCCAGACAGTGCATCAACGACGCAAACAACTATCGATAGCTTTAGTCCTATCAAAGCAGACGTCGATGATTGGCTAAATTCGCCTGATACAGATCCCAAG GTTTCACCCATCGAAAGAGAGTTAACAGAGGG CAGAAAGACTAGCACTCCTTCTCAAGCATCTTCGTCGTTAGCAACGGACATTGCTGAGGACGAGTGGGAAAGGTTCATGACTTCACAGATGCAACCCCAGTCCAAAAGAACTAGAGCTG cacccGATTCGTTAATGGACATGAATTTCGACGAGGAGGACAACGTTAATGGAG ATGAAGAAAGTAAAAGCCGTAAGAAGAAGGAACAAAGG AGTGGCGAGAAATCGAAAAGCAAACACAAGCATCGAaagcacaaagacaaaactgAAGAAAATGAAGCGGAGGGcgacaaaaaagaaagaaggaagtCGTCACGTCAGAAAGACGGCgatgaaggaaaagaaaagaaaaaaagcaaggacgacgaaggagaaaagaagaagaaacggCGTAGTAAACATAATCGTTCAAAGGATGAAAAGGGCGATGAGGAGGGAGTAACGTATGAAGAGCTTTGA
- the LOC138019960 gene encoding rab-like protein 6 isoform X3, translated as MLSAFKKWAKGGNENSKLSTPMGVRAMGQALQRKFARGIQYNLKIVIKGDRNTGKSCLFQRLQGKPFSEQYIPTNEIQVIVTEFPNTDDVVKVEVWDVVDKGKSKKSSSSGLKLETDERESEKDESVLDAEFVDVYKGAHGVLLVMDITKPWTFKYVERELGKVPPHLPVLVLANHRDMGEHRLVQTDEAVAVIEHLERPDRSPPVHYAETSMKNGFGLKYIHKFLNLPFLLLQRETLLKQLQVNAEDTESTLEELQIHKETEEQDYEKFVRMLEKRRKDHHARKAAASAEGGDAMESGATSLATPHTGAIVEATEKRADNKESSQGNTTARKELRQEAVSKNGPVHSSADIDEFMPDDEMDAGFLDEDKPGSGKRTNNSAAKKLPAKVEVMQGGIEESDSDSETRNPMVAGFAEDIDSDDETAVSAAMTNHVEDFNMKNPLRTVTKPSAVVTVNLTSSEEEEEEEKSDEEPKGNESKKMENEDKRTEIKEFKKEPPSNGLKMNLKMPDSASTTQTTIDSFSPIKADVDDWLNSPDTDPKVSPIERELTEGKTSTPSQASSSLATDIAEDEWERFMTSQMQPQSKRTRAAPDSLMDMNFDEEDNVNGDEESKSRKKKEQRSGEKSKSKHKHRKHKDKTEENEAEGDKKERRKSSRQKDGDEGKEKKKSKDDEGEKKKKRRSKHNRSKDEKGDEEGVTYEEL; from the exons ATGTTATCAGCCTTCAAGAAGTGGGCAAAGGGCGGAAATGAAAACTCAAAGCTCAGTACTCCAATGGGTGTCCGAGCCATGGGCCAGgcattacaaagaaagtttgcTCGTGGCATTCAGTACAATT TGAAAATAGTAATTAAAGGGGATAGAAACACTGGAAAATCGTGTCTCTTTCAGAGACTCCAAGGAAAACCTTTCAGTGAACAGTATATTCCAACCAATGAGATTCAGGTAATCGTGACAGAATTTCCTAATACTG ACGATGTGGTGAAAGTTGAGGTGTGGGATGTTGTGGACAAGG GTAAAAGTAAGAAGTCATCTTCAAGTGGCCTTAAATTGGAGACTGACGAAAGAGAG AGCGAAAAAGATGAAAGTGTTTTAGATGCCGAATTTGTTGATGTGTATAAAGGGGCTCACGGTGTGTTGTTGGTCATGGACATCACAAAACCTTG GACGTTTAAGTACGTTGAGAGGGAGCTTGGCAAGGTTCCACCACACTTGCCTGTCTTGGTTCTG GCGAACCACCGTGACATGGGAGAACATAGATTAGTCCAAACAGACGAAGCTGTTGCAGTGATTGAGCATTTAGAGAG GCCAGACAGATCCCCTCCAGTACACTACGCAGAGACCTCCATGAAGAATGGCTTTGGTCTCAAATACATTCACAAGTTTCTCAATTTACCATTTCTGTTGCTTCAG AGAGAAACCCTTCTGAAGCAGCTGCAAGTAAATGCTGAAGACACCGAG TCTACGCTGGAAGAACTTCAGATTCATAAAGAGACTGAAGAACAGGACTATGAGAA GTTTGTTCGCATGCTAGAGAAGAGACGAAAAGACCATCACGCCAGGAAGGCAGCAGCGTCAGCGGAGGGTGGCGATGCAATGGAAAGCGGCGCTACCTCTCTTGCCACACCTCATACCGGTGCCATCGTTGAAGCAACAG AAAAAAGAGCTGACAACAAGGAATCCAGCCAAGGAAACACCACTGCAAGGAAAGAGCTCAGACAGGAAG CGGTTTCAAAGAATGGACCAGTGCATTCTTCGGCTGACATTGACGAGTTTATGCCTGACGATGAAATGGACGCGGGATTTTTAGACGAGGACAAGCCTGGAAGCGGAAAGAGAACAAATAATTCAGCGGCGAAGAAGCTGCCAGCGAAAGTCGAAGTGATGCAAGGTGGCATTGAGGAAAGCGATAG TGATAGTGAAACAAGGAACCCTATGGTGGCAGGATTTGCTGAGGACATCGACTCTGATGATGAGACAGCGGTCTCGGCGGCAATGACCAACCACGTTGAAGATTTCAACATGAAAAATCCTTTAAGAACAGTTACTAAACCTTCTGCGGTTGTTACCGTAAACTTGACCTCGAgcgaagaggaagaggaagaagagaAAAGCGACGAGGAGCCAAAGGGaaacgaaagtaaaaaaatggaaaacgaGGATAAAAGAACCGAGATCAAGGAATTCAAGAAGGAACCTCCAAGCAATGGTTTAAAGATGAATCTGAAAATGCCAGACAGTGCATCAACGACGCAAACAACTATCGATAGCTTTAGTCCTATCAAAGCAGACGTCGATGATTGGCTAAATTCGCCTGATACAGATCCCAAG GTTTCACCCATCGAAAGAGAGTTAACAGAGGG AAAGACTAGCACTCCTTCTCAAGCATCTTCGTCGTTAGCAACGGACATTGCTGAGGACGAGTGGGAAAGGTTCATGACTTCACAGATGCAACCCCAGTCCAAAAGAACTAGAGCTG cacccGATTCGTTAATGGACATGAATTTCGACGAGGAGGACAACGTTAATGGAG ATGAAGAAAGTAAAAGCCGTAAGAAGAAGGAACAAAGG AGTGGCGAGAAATCGAAAAGCAAACACAAGCATCGAaagcacaaagacaaaactgAAGAAAATGAAGCGGAGGGcgacaaaaaagaaagaaggaagtCGTCACGTCAGAAAGACGGCgatgaaggaaaagaaaagaaaaaaagcaaggacgacgaaggagaaaagaagaagaaacggCGTAGTAAACATAATCGTTCAAAGGATGAAAAGGGCGATGAGGAGGGAGTAACGTATGAAGAGCTTTGA